The genomic region ACTGGGTGCGCAGGTTGGCGTCCGCCCACGCCACCGTCTCCTTCGCGACATAATCCTCATAGCGATCGCGTCCGTCCGCCGAGTTCACCCATTCCGAATCTCCATACTTGGAGCCGGCGTAGTTGCCGTCGGGCATTACCAGGATCGCCGGAACGCACGCGCCCTGTTGAACTTCCCGGTCCATCATCTCCGGCCAATGACCGAAATTGAGAAAGTTCGAGGGATTGCCTGGCGATCCGTGCAGCAGGTACAGCACCGGGTAACGCCGATTTGCGTTTTCCGGGTCGTCGTAGCCCGGCGGCTCGTAAACGAGAATGTCACGGCTGGAAAGGTTTTTCTTGTTGCGAACGAGTGTGGCCGTTTGAGCGATCCGAATGACTTTGCCTTCAGGAACGTGCGGATCGAGAGGCTTAGTATCGGCTCCGAAGACGGGGGCGACGCCGGCGACAGCGCACAGCAGCGCGAGAATGGGAGCGATCTTCATGAGTCTCATAGCGTATTATGCCCTACGGTCCGTTCCCAAAGCGATGAAAAATGTCATAATTACCGCCATGAACCATGCCGACAGCGACGCGCCCGTCCCTTTTTTGCAGCGTATCCCCTGGGCGCGTATCTTCGTGGGATGCCTCGTCCTCGGCGTCATCGGCGCCGCGCTCGCCCCCACATTCCATGAAGCCGGAGCCCTGCGCGGCGCGGTCAGCCGTCTTGATTGGCGATGGGTGCTGGGCGCGGTCCTTTGCCAGATCGGCGTCTACGGCGGCGTCGCCGCGATCATCGCCGTCGCCGTCCGCGCCTGCGGCGAGCGCGCGGCCTTCGGATACCTGGTCTTCGTCGCCTTCGCCTTTCTCTTCGCCAACCGGGCGCTGCCGGGGCCGGCGGTGGCGGGCCTCGCCACGCTGGTCTTCCTGCTGCGCCGCCGCTCGGTCTCCGCGAGTGCGGCCCAGGCGGCGGCGGCCACATTCTACATCGCGGACTACGCCGGCTTCTTCGCGCTCGCCCTTCTGGCGCTGATGGCGCTGCTACATTCGGGCGGCGCCGCGGCGCTCCACCCACGCGTATTAATACCCGCGATCCTGACCGTCGCAATCGGCGCCGTCTGCGCTCTGGCGGCGCTGCGCTCCCGAGATCGCCTGACGCGGCTTGCCGAGCGCGTCACTCTGCGCGCGATGACTCTTCTGCGCCGCTCCAGCGCCCAGGAAACATCCCAGCGCGCCGGCGCCGCCGCGTCCAGCTTCCATGCGCGCTGGACCGAGATGACCCAGGCGCCCGGCCCGCTCGCCGCCGCCTGCGGCGCGGCCCTGCTGATGCACGCCGCCGAAGTCGGCACGCTCCTCTGCGCGGCCCGCGCCTTCCGCGCCCCGCTGGCCCCGGCGGCGGCCGCCGCCGGCTATGTTGGGGGCAATCTGGCCGCAATCGTATCGCTGCTGCCCGGAGGTCTGGGATTTTTCGAAGGGGCGATGACGGTCACCTTCCACCGCCTCGGAGGAATGCCGCCGGCCGACGCGCTGGGGGTGACGCTGCTTTACCGCCTGCTCTCCGTCTGGCTGCCCCTGCCGGTGCTGCTGGGAGTGGTTCGAGAGGCGATTGGAAAGAAAGAGGCGTGAGCGGGGAATAGGGCCTACTCGGGAAAGAGAATTGGAGATCTAATCGCCCAAATAGATTGCGGCCATCGCGAGGTCGTCGCTGTGGCGCCATCGGCGCAGGGCGCAGGTGCGGAGAAATGCTTGCAGGCGGCGCTGGACGAATTCGCCGCTGGCGTTTTTGAAGTCGAGCAAGGGAGTCAGGACGTCCTCCAGCGGCAGGGTGCGGCCGGGCTGGGGGGAACCGGGCTGAGGGGCTTCGGTGAAGGAAAAGATACCGTCGGAGATCGCGACGGCGAAGAGATAATCGGCGGCGGAGCCGTAGTAAAATTCGACTGCGGCGTCCGACACGCGCGTATTGGGCTCGCTCCCGTCGCGGGGCAGGAGCTGGCGGGTGACATGCTTGATGTTGGACGTCCAGGCTTCAAACTCGTCGTGGCGCTCCGGGTGGAGCAGATAGCTCAGATAGTGCGGGTAGCCGTCGGCGAAGTCGATGGAGTAGATCTCCGCAACGCCGTCGCGGCGCAGCAGCGCGAAGACGCCGTCGCCGTAGCAGCTCACGACGAAGCCTTCGGCGTTCGCCTTGATCGTCATCAAGGTGGCGTCCAAACAGGCGGGATCGAGGCGGATCACGTTGCAGCCGAGCGCGGCGAGGCGCAGGGTTTGCTGGTGATACCGGTCCAGACTTTCAAACGGATCCGGGATCACATCGATCAAGGACATGCTGCCGGCGGCCGCCTTGACCAGAAGCCGCGCCCCGATGTCGGTGTCCGGCGACGACGAACAGCCGTCCGACAGCACCACGGCGCAGGAGTCGTCACCGCCGCTGCACAGCGCATAATCCTGACAGATTTTGTGGTCCGCGCCAATAAAAAACGCGCAGTCGCAATTCATTACTACTTGCTCATTCCCAGCCTGAAATCGACGCCGCCGCGCGAATGCAGCCGGCATTTTCATATATTATATAGCAAATGGGGCGCCAAAGTCAAAACTATTGCGCGACCCGCGATCTCAGGCGATGGAAAACGACAATGGGAGGCCACGGCGCGAGGAGAACCGCCCCCAGAATGTCGACCGGGAAGTGATATCCGGCGGCCACCAGCGCCCAGCCCATCGTCAGGCAAAGCGGGACGACAGCCCATAGCCAGCGCCGATCCGCCGCCGCAAGACAGGCGGATGCGGAGATGGCGAACGATTCATGACCGCTGGGGAAGGAGGGATGTGACGTCCAAACCACGAAATACTTCCCAGCTTCCGCAACGATCACCGCCACGCCGATCCCTACGGCGCAGGCGACCCAGTATTTCCAGACGGAAAACCGCGCTCGGCGCGCGATTCCCGTACAAAAGAGGAAAATGATGAGCAGGGGATTGAGACTGTCGGCAATATAATGTGCGGCGTCCGTCATAACACGAAGTTCCACAAAGCACACCGAATTTCCTGACGGTTTCATAACACGGCAGGATTTTCCAATTCTTCAAGAGAACAGAAATTGCAGAGGAACCGATTTCCATGAATAATCCCACCGCCGCGCTCCAAGAAGAAAACAGCCGCCACGACAATCACGCCAGCGCCGCTCAGGATGAGGTCATGACACAGACGTCATACGAAGAAGATTTCGATCCGATCGATCTGGCGGAGGCGGGTCTCGAAGAGATCGACTCCGACGAGATGGCGCCGGTCCCGGACGGCGACGCCACCGCGACGGACGCCGCCACGAAGCCCTCGCCGATCGAATCGTCGCTCAGTCTGAGCGATCCCGCGCTTTATCTCAATCGGGAGCTTTCCTGGCTCGCCTTCAACGACCGCGTCTTTGGCGAGGCCGCCGATCCAGAGCATCCTCTCCTGGAGCGGGTCAAATTTATCGCGATCGGTCACTCCAATCTCGACGAATACTATATGATCCGCGTGTCGGGCCTGCTCCAGCAGGTCGCCGCCGGCCTCGCGGACCTGACGCCCGACGGCATGACGCCCCGAGAACAGCTCGCCGCCCTGCGCTCGGAAGTCGGGCCGATGCTGCAAGACGCCGCCAACTACTTCCACAAAACCCTGGAGCCGGAACTGGAAAGCCATGGCGTCCGCCTCCTGGACTATAGCCAGCTGACGCGCGGCCAGGTGAAGTCACTGCGGGATTACTTCCGCGAGGAAGTCTTCCCGGTCTTGACGCCTCTTGCGCTTGGACCCGGACACCCGTTCCCGCATATCTCCAACCTGAGTCTCAATCTCGCCGTCGTCGTCCGCGACCCGGAGGTCGGGGAGAAGTTCGCGCGCATGAAGG from Capsulimonas corticalis harbors:
- a CDS encoding phosphatase PAP2 family protein, whose protein sequence is MTDAAHYIADSLNPLLIIFLFCTGIARRARFSVWKYWVACAVGIGVAVIVAEAGKYFVVWTSHPSFPSGHESFAISASACLAAADRRWLWAVVPLCLTMGWALVAAGYHFPVDILGAVLLAPWPPIVVFHRLRSRVAQ
- a CDS encoding alpha/beta hydrolase: MKIAPILALLCAVAGVAPVFGADTKPLDPHVPEGKVIRIAQTATLVRNKKNLSSRDILVYEPPGYDDPENANRRYPVLYLLHGSPGNPSNFLNFGHWPEMMDREVQQGACVPAILVMPDGNYAGSKYGDSEWVNSADGRDRYEDYVAKETVAWADANLRTQSAAQSRILCGVSEGGYGAVNIGLHHPEVFGKVVALSGYYHNDGSGWARQVMGHDPQYLRANSPLDYLSGLDASSKSVSAWKKSLFYLGAGEDEGLYVTETRALASRFDELGIPQTLSVLSGHHGWGLWNALFVGALKTVLPPDSAPAGGSSAAG
- a CDS encoding protein phosphatase 2C domain-containing protein gives rise to the protein MNCDCAFFIGADHKICQDYALCSGGDDSCAVVLSDGCSSSPDTDIGARLLVKAAAGSMSLIDVIPDPFESLDRYHQQTLRLAALGCNVIRLDPACLDATLMTIKANAEGFVVSCYGDGVFALLRRDGVAEIYSIDFADGYPHYLSYLLHPERHDEFEAWTSNIKHVTRQLLPRDGSEPNTRVSDAAVEFYYGSAADYLFAVAISDGIFSFTEAPQPGSPQPGRTLPLEDVLTPLLDFKNASGEFVQRRLQAFLRTCALRRWRHSDDLAMAAIYLGD
- a CDS encoding lysylphosphatidylglycerol synthase transmembrane domain-containing protein; its protein translation is MSLIAYYALRSVPKAMKNVIITAMNHADSDAPVPFLQRIPWARIFVGCLVLGVIGAALAPTFHEAGALRGAVSRLDWRWVLGAVLCQIGVYGGVAAIIAVAVRACGERAAFGYLVFVAFAFLFANRALPGPAVAGLATLVFLLRRRSVSASAAQAAAATFYIADYAGFFALALLALMALLHSGGAAALHPRVLIPAILTVAIGAVCALAALRSRDRLTRLAERVTLRAMTLLRRSSAQETSQRAGAAASSFHARWTEMTQAPGPLAAACGAALLMHAAEVGTLLCAARAFRAPLAPAAAAAGYVGGNLAAIVSLLPGGLGFFEGAMTVTFHRLGGMPPADALGVTLLYRLLSVWLPLPVLLGVVREAIGKKEA